Genomic window (Daucus carota subsp. sativus chromosome 5, DH1 v3.0, whole genome shotgun sequence):
ctGCTAGTAGTTTTGTTAGTTAATCATCACAACGTTTCGGGTCGGGCGTGTGTTTCGGTTTATCCGACCCGTTTTAGTGGTGGGTTGCTTTTGTGTTGGGTTTGGGCCTAAACAGAATAGTGGATATGGGAGCGTGATGTGGGTTGGGCCGAGAGTTCGTATTTTGaaagtttaatttttgatatgtttcTCTAGTGTGCCCATGAACACACgctaaacttataaatttggtgtgttttgattgatgtgaatgcaggtgGATCATTATTATTAAGGGAGGGTAAGctaattaaaataagaaaaaactaacaaattttgtgtttattgtgtgcctACGGACACCCCATTAAAAAACCGATTTTTTATTACTTTGAATTGTTGCTTGAGCTAAAGATTTACCTGTTCTTCTAATTGATGAAGTCCATTTGaaatgaataaattatttttttagtgaaactttaaagttaataattattagtatttttattattttaagggAGATGACCAAGCACACATAACGGACTAAAGTCAAGGTTCATTGTGTTAAAAGAAATGCTGATGAAACTATTTTAAATTAGATAACCACTAATGTAatagttttttttacatatgTAATGCATGCATGAGCATGAGTTAAgactttcattattttttatagtaTATAGATTTACTCTTTTATCTTTATCCGCCCGTCATTAATTCTGtggatttaatataaaatttctattcGATCCGAAAGGCTtcgtttacattttttttatatattacatataataatattaatataattttaatcaaaaatatttttcaataaatttatgCTTGTATgcaattttatacaaatttattgatgtatatataatatatatctacacatacatataaatatatatttttacataattatatatttaatatattataacatatatgaaAAACATAAATTATGATTCAAAATGAAAACTTATATTCATCATCACTTGTGTTCatgtaattttgtattttatgtattaaaattaagatttatattatttttttgttgtcCTTCTATCAAATTGTCAGACCTAGATATCACAGACATTGATCGATCAAAGACATTGAGCTAAAAGAAAGATCCATTGGCCTATTCACGATGGCCCATCGTGGAATCCTCCCGTTAAGGTCAATATATGTAcgctatatatttttttttcttaaacgTGATGCAGGGTCCGTGACTGATCATAAAGTAGACGACTCTCTATTCGAATCGACTTATCAACAAATtcgtatataaataattttaaaatttcgatATTGAATAGATTTGAACGCAACATTTGCTACCACGTAGTTCGACCACCCTGATACAGACGTCCGAAACTTTAGGTTGGTTGAGcggataataaaaattattatttttaactgatttttttgtaaattaaaattttaattatatattttaattcatattaatttcaaaaacaatactTCTAATTAACCggtcaaattatttaaaaatatgtaaaaaaaaatcaaacattatatattaaaaaacagaagaAGTATCGTATACGTTGACTATTGTACTAAAAAAATGTTGCTGCTAATTCGTTTGGCGGTGTCACTTGTTGAAAGAAGTGCTCAACTGCATGCTACTCCCAGCCTATACAGTTGAGAACTATTCCAATATCAAAACTAATGTTGGTAAAAGTCTTGTTTTTCTCAACTACATTTGATACTCTAAACATAAATACAGTttgaatttatttgttaaatatatgaatgtatataatttcaaaGGGAAATAAATGATAGCGAGGACCTTAATTTGTAGGGGGGCACGAAGACATTTTGGACGGCTAGCCGCGTAGTTGTAGTTGTGGTTGTGGCTGTTATAAACTGTGTATTAAGATTAATGTCGTTgctaaggggtcatttgttaaatttgaatcatattttatgaatgaatgaaaattttggATGAATAGTGTTCTGAACGATTGAGTTATGGttcatttgttaaatttaaaattgattttctgaataactattttaattttaatattataatttaaaaatataataataactttttttaatataaaacaaactaatatcatataatataataaatcacaagtttaatattaaagtttaaaacttaaaattaaagaaGATATCACATACAGTATGTAATTAGTTGGATCACAGAGGCTATATGGAGTATGGACCATTCAGATAGAATTTTAAGCTCCTGTCGTCCAGAGCTTTTTTGCTCTCGTCCAGACTTTCAAAATGTGAGAAAAACGGCATGAACGCGCAAAAAGAATTGGTTTAGTCCATATCCTCTCATTCACCCCTAAACAAATGAGGTCTAAATCATGCAATTAAGTAATCAACCGCAAACGTACTAACTGTGTATCAGAAAAATTAATAACACTTATTCCTATTAGAATCAAGCATCGAACTGAAAGTCAGATTAGAATCATGCATCGAACTGAAAGTCAGAGGTTTCGAACAATTTTGGGAGGGAGACGGTCGTGTCTCCATATTGTTACGCGAGTGATGAACGACGTGACCAGGACTTTTAGGTAAACATCTCGCCAACTTTCTTTCATGTATTCGCGACATGAATTTATCATTTCGATTACTGCTTCAGGAAACACgttctaacttctaacttctaagaCTATCTTATTTACAAGATTTTTATGACCTTCTTATTTCGATTAGTCTTTTCATCATAACAGAATAAATGTATGTTATGGACCATCTCATTGATTCGATACTAATTTTTTAGGACATGACAAGAAGATATCATGTTTATTGTATATAATTACTAAGATCATATCTAAGTCGATTAATCTGCTGATTCATTTATTGTGATTCATCAGAGTATTTTGTGATAGGTCGAAAAGTTTTAATCAAATTAGTAAGATATATGTCGAGACTTAAGAATTAGTTGgagattttcaaataaatttgagatatttAGAACACCGGTATAAATAAGAAATGAGTATGATTATACCTTAAACAAGTGTTATTAATTTTTCTGAtagatattttgaaatttacgaatttatctatttatgaaaatgaaaaaatggGAATCAAAATTTATCGATAAAGCTGCTGATTAGAGATTAATCGAACCGAAAATcggattattataatataataataataattattatattaatccaatttattatataataaattatttagaagAATTAATAGTAATTAAAATCGGATTTTAAAAGAAAGATTGGAGTGATATTTCGCAAGAGactaatcaaaatttaattatttaaaaattgggatttttagaacatgcTGTATATTTTGTACATTTAGTTGATTAGTCGTGTTTCACTGGGTGCGGTGGTTGGTGATTGCTGACCACCTTTCATTTCCCaattcattttaaattataaaaatagctACCCAAATGCGACTTTCCTTATTtaagttattataatattttaaatatattttatcatttatatataacCTCCTCGTTACAATCTTCAGCTCAACCAATCTGCACACTCTTTCCCCTCACCACCTTAATTTTCCAATGAAGATCACCGTAAAAGAATCAACGCTAGTGCCTCCGGCAGTGGAGACGCCGCGGCGGAGGCTCTGGAATGCTAACGTGGACCTCGTGGTGCCGAATTTTCACACGCCTAGCGTGTATTTTTACAGGCCAAATGGTGGTGACAACTTTTTTGATACAAAAGTACTCAAGGATGCATTGAGTAGAGCTTTGGTTCCTTTTTATCCGATGGCTGGACGATTAAAAAGAGACGATGATGGCCGCGTCGAGATTGATTGTAACGGAGAAGGTGTGCTGTTTGTGGAAGCTGAGTCTGATGGAGTGGTGGATGATTTTGGTGATTTTGCACCAACTTTGGAGCTTCGGCAACTTATTCCAGCTGTTGATTATTCACTTGGGATATCGTCCTACTCGTTATTGGTTTTGCAGGTGAGCTCTGATAACATGTCAAGTCACATGAAAATGTTAGGAAACGGATTtattaggatcatattatattttaacactcaGTTACACGTGAGCTTAGCTAAATAtgtaaaatgatttttataattGCAGATCACATTTTTCAAATGTGGTGGAGTGTCACTCGGTGTTGGTATGCAGCACCATGCTGCAGATGGAGCCTCGGGGCTCCATTTCATCAACACATGGTCTGATATGGCTCGCGGTCTTGACCTCACCCTCGCACCATTCATAGACCGCACCCTCCTCCGAGCCCGTGAGCCACCACAACCTGCATTTCCTCATATTGAGTACCAAGCCCCTCCTTCCATGAAACTGAATCCTGATCCCAAGGAAAGTACTCCTGAAACATCCGTCTCAATCTTCAAATTAACGCGAGCCCAACTCAATGCCCTCAAAGCCAAGGCCAAGGAAGATGGCAACACCGTGGCATACAGCTCGTATGAAATGCTGGCAGGACACGTGTGGAGGTCCGTGTGCAAAGCCCGTGGACTTGCTGATGATCAAGAAAGCAAGCTGTACATCGCGACTGATGGAAGGTTCAGGTTACTTCCTCCTCTCCCAGCAGGCTACTTTGGCAatgtaattttcactgccacGCCTATAGCTGCAGCGGGTGATCTCATGTCAAAGCCATTGTGGTTCGGTGCTAGTAGAATTCACAATGCCTTGGCACGCATGGACAATGATTATCTAAGGTCAGCTCTAGATTACCTGGAATTGCAGCCTGATCTTAAAGCACTTGTCCGCGGAGCACATACTTTTAAGTGCCCAAACCTCGGAATCACTAGTTGGGGTAGATTGCCAATACATGATGCTGATTTTGGATGGGGAAGGCCGATATTTATGGGACCTGGTGGAATTGCTTATGAAGGCTTAAGTTTCGTGTTGCCAAGTCCTTGTAATGATGGGAGCTTATCGGTGGCCATTTCTTTGCAAGCAGAACACATGAAGCTCTTCAGCAAATTGTTATATGACATCTAAAAAAACATCCATCATATCATACATGACAAACTTGCGGTTATAGTCTATATAATGTTCTTTTACTATGTAAGCATTATGAAACTTGATGGAAGCTTAATATAGTTTACTTGCGATTTTGCAAGAAAAAACTACAGATCTCTTTATTCTTTTCACTGCTTGGAGAGCAAGTGTTACATAACATCATAACAAACAAACACAATTTAATCGAGGATAGTACATACCGTTTTACCAAATATTTGTTGGGTAAAACCTATGGGTGAGATTGGTTACCCAGCCTATAAAATTTCCAATAGAATGTTCAAGTACAGTTGCTTGACAAATGTATATGAAGAAGATAATTTTCAAAAGTGTGTTATCCTTATCCCCTctctctatctatctatctatatagaGAGTTTTATTCTAATACAAACTTCCTTATTCTGCAAAGTAAaaactatcactaaattctcCAACAACCTCACGTACTCCAAGCCATCCACCCCACTTCCGGCAGTTGCACCACCACCAAATCTGTCGCTCCCTCCACTTCCATGCCGCCCGCCCCCttcataaccaccacctccattattGATATCACCATCAAATCCAACCCACCTCCACTGCCACTTCCACTTCAcatccacctccatctccaccttcacttTCGTTCTCACCTCCACCTCGGTTTTCATCACCTCTAGTACCATCTGCCCAGCTTTATTGATTTCAGATATTTGCCAAAAACTACGGAACAAAGCTAAAAGCTCCTTTCATGTCCACTACCTCCATCTCCATTATCTCCACCACCTGAATCAAAAACTAGAACAAATCTGAATATTTTCAACAGGTTCAGGAAGTTTTCACCAATTTATGTAACATTAATCACTAAATCACACTATTCTAAAAttcggcgattaatcgggattaatcgccgattaatcgctgttcggtcggccaccgtctcgattaagcgttaatcagtaaaaaaatcgtttttttttgctgaaaatcggtcaaaatcggaattaatcggtcaaaagtcgggattaatcggaaaaagtcggtcaaaaatcagtgaatttaaaaaatttaaaaataaaaagtaaaattttttaaaatttaattttatataaaacaaaagtcacggaaatgacaaaacacagaaattaaagtttttttttattacctTTCACTCTTTCAATATTAGCTCCCAAactctaattacataaatttgcaaTATCTTTCTTCTCAGattcaatcaaattcaagtttatatatgagatgaatggacttgtatatgtatataaagacatgttttgtgttataaaaaattattaatcttttgattttatatcactataaatttatactatatataattatactagtgaaaaagccgcgcttcgcggcggcgttatgaattttttataaatttagacaaaatattgttttagctactttcccgtcaaacataatactaataaaaaaatattattatttaggtaaaaattaatttgggccgtcctccccttaaacacaatactaataaataatcttttttataaattttgatacgaaataatattataattccataaaagttattttcagtcgtgttcccgttaaacatatcttcaatatattatatattatcgaaaataagaattgtatatattactttacataacttaaatataaattgtattttatctattattattagtttgaataaatataatcctatttcttttaggattactaaataagaaaagaattgtatcatcgttagaattctataagaaatactattgtatcatctttagaatttaataagaaataccaaataagaaaagaactgtatcatctttagaattaaataagaaaagaattgtattacttttagaattcttggacttgattttttgaattataattatattttctctccaaaattcaagaaaatttagaagactgaatcgaacaatcctagagacgctcgcatcctcctttatatatatatatatatatagggtcttactccagtacaaactccttattgtacaaacgtacaaaccagtgattatgacaataatatttagtgattatcagattttaatttaacaaatacatacatacatacatacatcatccccgccaccacaatcacctccaatcaccaccaccacgaccACCCCACCCACCACAAACCACCACTGCCCAACGCCACACACTCTCTCCACCATCCACCACCAACCAACACGCCCAGCACCACTGCCCAACCCCTCTCACTCTcacccaccaccaaccaccaccactGCCAGCGGCTCTCTCACTCTCTGGTTGTTCGCTCACCGACCAGTGGTAtacacacacattcaccactgCTTTTCTTATCTTTCCATCGTGTCTCTCTCCCTCAATCATGTTTCCAGCACTGCCCTCGCGCTGGTGTCACGGATGCCGCCGGCCGCGCTGCACCACCACTCGGCTATGCCGCCCCGTAAGTGCTCCCTCCATCTTATCTCTCCATCAGGGGTCAGATCCcctggtagatttagtgattctgttcaatcatttagtgattatgttcaagtcatttagtgattgtttgtacgtttgtacaataaagagtttgtatttgagcacttgccttatatatatatattgatgattgattagcacatatataatttaaaaaataatattaaattgattacgattaatgatccgattaatctctgattatccgattaatcgctggacggtgcattcaccgactaagtccgtTATAAACTTATCGCTAGACGGTGCCATTAGTGGTATTCTCTATATATAAACTTCCTCCTAAATAACTGAATAGTTATGACCCATTCTCATAGCTTTTCTATTTATTCTTATCTACTAGCTATCTTCCCGTCGACTTTCATTGTGTCACTCCTGTAACTCATCTCGTCATGTCCGTGAACATCTCATCATGTCAAAACGCTTGTGAATTCTCGGCATAACAATAATTCCAgattttattaacttaattaatAGATTAATAAAATCTCCCATGAAATCTGTTTCCCCAATAAACTCTCTTGTGTAGCGTGTTGTACTTGTGTGATCATCAATCAAACTATTGTGAACATCATGCCATAATTATGGTGTAAACATGGCTTCTCCTGTGCTCTAGAAAAGGATTACTCACTCATGCTAAGAATAAAAGAAACATAAACAAGCATCAAAgacatatatatagagagaatatataatacattaaaCTTGTATTAGTGAAGAACTTGAGATCCAAGCTAAACAAAAGGCtatagtagtagtagtagtagtcgCATTTCCTGACGAATTCAATGGCGTCTTGTCTTAAGGTTAGCCAAAGGTAGCTCATGCGTAGCATTTCAAATATAAGTTTCTAGCAGCTATATGGTTCTCACATTCTCCTTCGTGAACGTCTCGCAACACCGAGCTCACTTCTGTCCTGTTTAGACATCTC
Coding sequences:
- the LOC108220879 gene encoding shikimate O-hydroxycinnamoyltransferase, which translates into the protein MKITVKESTLVPPAVETPRRRLWNANVDLVVPNFHTPSVYFYRPNGGDNFFDTKVLKDALSRALVPFYPMAGRLKRDDDGRVEIDCNGEGVLFVEAESDGVVDDFGDFAPTLELRQLIPAVDYSLGISSYSLLVLQITFFKCGGVSLGVGMQHHAADGASGLHFINTWSDMARGLDLTLAPFIDRTLLRAREPPQPAFPHIEYQAPPSMKLNPDPKESTPETSVSIFKLTRAQLNALKAKAKEDGNTVAYSSYEMLAGHVWRSVCKARGLADDQESKLYIATDGRFRLLPPLPAGYFGNVIFTATPIAAAGDLMSKPLWFGASRIHNALARMDNDYLRSALDYLELQPDLKALVRGAHTFKCPNLGITSWGRLPIHDADFGWGRPIFMGPGGIAYEGLSFVLPSPCNDGSLSVAISLQAEHMKLFSKLLYDI